tttttgcaatctaagggtggattgttgggtatgtttgtgttttgagcttgaatctagagtttatgagttgttgggtggttcatttgaggttttaaattgattttggggtttgggtattggtttggtgtgatttggaaggtttaagttcgggaaaaacacaagagaaaacccagattttctgggttcgcgtatgagcaccgcgaccctgttcttgggcgccgcggcgcgatgtTGCATCGGGAGAGGGGTTTgttgctgggcgccacggcccttgaggggtgtgccgcggccctaggccattttggcagcccaaaagttgagtttttaaggcttttgcccggggactcgggggatgatTCCGATACTTcgctttatggatttagaggtcccgggagtgcgggattggtcccgggaagtggttctaggcttggttagtattgaaagtgttttatgtgtgttgtgactaggatttcggaggggcttgtgctagtggaccgtgctcgtgatcgtggtgcatcgggaagcacggaatacaggtaagaaaaccgtaacacccgagattagggcatggccccactatgtgattgtagggcatggccccggattgtattacgtgcaaatgcttaaccttaaatgaaccgtgatgtgtgtgaatgtttattttgaatgtactatatgtgtgattatgatgaattgaacggcaagggccgagtacggcgtaggccggggcggccgtggggccgaaagtaacacacagcacatgggatgcttatattcagggtgggacccaagggatacatgagttatcctcgcggtgagaaccaaaactccaggctttggtaaggccttagGGGcagcatggccgtacttgtttattatgatggtttttcctatgtgtcagtgaattatgccagctatttgatttgcatatgttatgtgttatttgggttttcttgctgggcttcggctcacgggtgctccgtgtggcaggtagttgCAAGGactaagtcaaccaaccatgagtacggagagcgtgaagcgacgcgtacatgtttggcctgcccgactgctttggttgggggtttattcaaaaatggctgtaataacctatgattttatgatttctcaactgtaaccttaattcaagatgtaattagttttcaaaccttattttgggatcccaaatgtttaataatagaagttttaatgaaacgacgcattttcagagattacagccttaacttttaactagtcacacttttgtttcaaaacctcggttagcgagttcattgcacactgttttgtcttaaaaactcacttagtaacggctctaaggaagtagggcgttacagacggggatcgaccgcaacatcatctgccatgccttGAACATCGACGAAGATGCGACCCCGGTCCAGCAAAAATGAAGGCCCCTAGGAGCGGaaagggcagaggccctcaagcTAGAAGTTGAAAAGCTGTCTTCGATCAACTTCATCTATGAAGCTATATATGCCGTATGGCTAGCCAACACAGTTCTGGTACCAAAGTcgaacgggacctggaggacatgcaccgatttcacggatctcaacaaggctcgCCCTAAAGATTTCTTCCCGCTTcctcgaatcgatcagatggtggatgcgacgtccgggtatgagatcttgagtttcatggatgcctatttaggctacaatcagatctctatgcatgtagcaGACTAGGAGCATACCCGTTTCCAGACCGACAAGAgggtatactgctacatcgtcatgcctttcaggctcaaaaacgccggagccacctatcagaggctagtcaatagaatgttctgggcccagctggggcggaacatggaggtctatattgacgacatgctggtcaaatgcAAAACCTCCGGCAAACATTCTGACGACTTGGCCGAGGCCTTCACGATCATTCGaaggtatgggatgaagctgaatcccaaaaaatgcacttTCAGCGTGGCATCTgagaagttcctgggtttcatagtgaGTTTTGGGGGGATAGAAGCCAATCCGGACAAGATTAAGGCATTGGTTGAAATTCcctctccccgaaagcataaagACGTGCAAAGTCTGACCGGGCGGATAGCCGCTTTAAGTCGTTTCGTCtcgaaggccacggacaagtgcatccccttcttcaatgttcttcgggGAAGCCAGTGTTTTGAATGGTCAGTCGAGTGCGAAGAAGCTTTTCAAAAGCTGAAGGAGCAACTAGCCCAAGCACCAATATTGGCAAAACCGATGGACGGGGAACCGCTATACCTCTATTTGGCTGTGACCGAACACGCGATTAGCGCCGCACTAGTGCGGGAGGACGGTAAAACCCAACTCtcggtgtactacgtgagcaagaggttattgggggCAGAGTCACGGTATCTGGTAattgaaaaattgacattttttctgctaatggcatcccggaagcttcggccttactttcaggcccacgccataaaagttCTGATCAACCATCCTTTGCGACAAGTTTTGCAGAAACCCGAATCATCAGGAAGACTCTTGACGTGGGATATGGAATTTATTCAATTTGATATAGCTTACATACCTAGAGTCTCAATCAAGGAACAAGCCCTAGCCGAATTCATTGTGGAGTGCTCCAGGATCACCGAAGGGGACGATCCCCCAGCCCCCGCGACACCTGTATGGAAGGTGTTCGTGGACAaagcctcgaatgaaaatggagcaggggccggaatcatcctagTGTCGCTACAAGGACACCAGTTACAAGATGCCTTGCGTTTCCATTTCAAGGCGTTGAACAATgaggctgagcacgaggccatgctggccGGATTGCGTCTGGCCCGAGAAGTAGGGGCCGCAAACCTGGAGATCTATAGCAATTCCCAACTAGTTATCAGACAAGTCTTGAGAGAATACCAAACCAAAGGGGAAAAGATGGCTGCTTACGTGACCCAGATGAGAGAAATGCTGCAAACGTTCAAGAGGCACTCCATCCACCAGATCCCCAGGGAGAAAaacgtgtttgcagacacattggaaAAATTGGCAACCGATGCCGAGATGGATCTGTCTGGGATGGTCtcgatcaaccatctccccatccctAGCATTCGAACCTCCACAATTAACACCATCGACCactccacgtcctggatgggacccatTATCCACTACTTGACAACCGGAGGGTTGCCAGCAGACAGGGCCgtagccaggaagcttcagtaccaggtccacagATACGTCATGATAGACGAAAAGCTCTATCGTAGAGGGTTATACATGCCATACCTCAGGTGCGTATCCGGGACCGAACTGGGCGCAATCATGCATGAAttgcacgaaggcttctgtggagatcatacaACCGGACTCAGTttgtccaaaaagatcctgcgccaaggatatttctggccaaccatgaagaaagactgtgttgATTGCGTCCGCAAATGCGAGAAGTGCTAAAGGTATGCGAAGATATCGCGAGCCCCTCCAACCgaaataaccctgatgacaagtccctggcctttcgcggtatgggggatcgacctagtAGGATagctcccgaccgggaaaggaagggtgaagtacgccatcgtggccgtcaactactataccaagtgggtcgaagcggaGCCCATGAatacaatcacctcgaagaaggccTTCGATtttgtcatcaacaacatcgTATGCCGGTACGGGCTTCCGTAcaagattgtgtccgacaacggaaagcagtttgacagcatccacttcacggatgtctgtgaaagacatggtatcgtcaaaagcttctccgcagttGCAAGGCCTTAAGCGAACGGGCAAGCAGAGGCCATCAACAATACCTTGGAAGGAACATTGAAGAAAAATATCCAAGCCTGCAAGGgcaagtggcccgaagagttgccccgcgtGCTGTGGGTATACCGGACCACCGAAAGAACATCCACcggacacactccttactccatggtgtatgggcgcgaagccgtcatcccagtagaaatggCCATCCCGTCCCACAGAAGAGACACGTACGATCCTGCCtagaaccatgccttactccatGAATCCCatgatctcatcgaggagatccagGAAGAGTCAcaagttcagttgaagatgtaccaaggcaagatcgctcgacattttaactcaaaagtaaaaagtcAAAGATTTAAAACCGGCGATCtggtcctgcgaagagtcttccctgcaacctaAGATacgggagtaggggttctgggcctgAATTGGGAAGGGTTGTATGAAATTCGACACGAAGTGTGCCCGGGAACATACCGTTTATAATGGCTCGATGGCACggaagtcccaagggcctggaacgcggaacatctcTGTAAGTAGTATTAGTAGTTAGGAGAACATGTTTCAGTTTTATATTCttgttgtaaacaatgtacgcttcagggcgattccttgaataataaaaatggcgtgtacaaaacgtcgtaaagaaatattatcaaaccATGAAAATTCCAATCTGCTTCCTTAAtcaagtgacccaagaccagtcttcgctcacttgagggggggggggggtatctCCGATATGAACAAATACGAGAACAAAAACAAAGCAGGAAATTAAAGCCCTAGGCCTAGTCCCGACCCAGACCGacaaggtctggggggtacaaacccaaTTGGACGCAAGGCTCAAGTCTAGTCCCGACCCAGACCGACAAGGTCTGGGGGGTATAAACCCAGTTGGacacaaggctcaggcctagtcccgacccaGACCGACAAGGTTTGGAGGGTACAAACCCAGTTGGacaaaggctcaggcctagtcccaacccggaccAACAAGGCCCGGTCCCGGTCCGGACGTACGCGGTCCAGGGGTACAATATACAGGACCTAAGGCTCAGATTGGTCCCGGCCCGGACGTACACGGTTTGTTGGTACAATATATAGGACCTAAGGCTCAGACCTGGTCTCGGCCCAGACATGCATGTCCCGAGAATATAAAATacctaaaacttggttgaccgCACGCGGTCCCAAATAACTAAATACCCGTCCGTGTCACTCCTACAACAGCATAGGATTATAAGAACGCGGACCCCCAGGtataagttgtctaaaattaGTCTTAGAAATGGCCCAGGccatgggaacctaacctagggttcaaaacaagctaatcaactaatctccGACGGTCCAGACCGTCAAACTTTCAACACGGGGAACTGGGCAAAGAAATTCATGAATaattatcaactccctaatggcccaggtTGTTGGAACCTGAGCAACATGATTAAAGCAAGCTAATAGGTTAAAAACAAGAGTAATCTAGCCCAGGCCGTGGAGGTCCGAAGACGAATCACCAGGAGAGTTCCCGGCTGTTGGAACCAGGACCAAACACTCGACTCATTCATGCATAGTGGTAAAAAACTTAGAGAAAGTTTAAACGAATGAGAATGGGAAAGCAATATGCAAAAAAATAACATGGGTAAAGCACAAAAAAAACTGTCTTAGACGCATCCGCGTTCGTAAAAGTATTACACAGTTAAAAACAAAAAGAAGACTCGGGTCTAGGTTTCGCCAGGTCCTGATGCCTCCGGGATGGCTCCATCTGCCTCTTCATCACCCAGAGGCTCTGAGTCCGCCTTCTCCTGGCCTCGAATTTAGCTCTCTTCACGGTGGGGTCAGGGTAGAGCAGGAGGTTCATATTCTTGTCCTAGACCCAGGCCATGTAGATGACCTCATCGAAGGTGACTTCCAGCAAGTCATCCGCCTGTTCTTTCTCGCGGTGGGTCTCGTCGTGTGCCTTCACCTCCAGCAAGTCATCCGCCTCCTGCAGAGCCTTTACTCGAAGAAGCTCTGCCTCCAGATTGGCCACCAGCTCACCAGTTTCAGTTTCTTTCCGGGACATAGCCTCTTCGAGTTGGGACTTAACCCGGGTGAACTGTGCACAGTCCGCTTCGGCCTGAGCGGCCATTTTGGCCAGGGTCGCGTTGGCCTGGGCTGTCTCCCTGGCCAGGGCCTCCTTGGAAGCTTCCCGctgattcacggccgcctccagatCCTGCAGGATCATCTCTATCTTCATGGCAGCCTCGGCCGCCAGATCGGCATTCCGGTGGGCCAGtagagcatcctggaacaaagcaaagttagaaaGAGTCCTaactaaagaagaagaagaagaaaaagaagatgcACAGAAAACTTACAGCAGTGGCTTGGTGGCGGAGAGCTTGGGAGATGAACAATATGTCCTGATTGGCGATGGTGGCATACAACTTcagttggaggttggacatggtattCCCCACCTAGTCCAGTAAGTCCGCTATGAATGGGGCTGTGTCCTACCTCAGTTTGGGGCGGAAACCCATCTCGGTGACCAGCTGATCCACGATTGGCTAGGGGGCACTGAATGTTGCTGGACGCTCAGTAAATTCAACCTGATGACGAATCATCGGGGCCTTGTAAACCTCCTCCCTTCTTTCTTGACCACTCTCCCAGGTTCAGGAAATTAATTTGGACTACTCTTCCCACAGGACTTCCTCCCCCTCCTCAGGTAAGGCTGGATGGATAGGGAGAGTCGGTGCTATCGAGAGTTCCTTGGTGGTAGGGCGACTCTCCCCGAATGACTCCCAGGCCGAACCAGCGCGTCTAGTCCTGGCCCTCTTGGTTCTTGGTTCCGCCTCTGCCACACCCAAGTCCGCGGCTCGTTTCCCGGAGCTCTTGTTCGTCGTTGGTTCCTGCTCTAGGTTAATCACCGGAGGATGAGTGGGAAGATCGAAGATAGTTGCTGGGTCAACTGTAGTGATTGGAACCGCTGCCAGGGCCACCTCGGTGGATTGAAGCTCCGGCACTGGCATCTGCTTAGGCGCGTTCCTAGCGGCTTTCCTGGCCGCGACCCTCACCTTGGCGGCCCGGATCTTGAGGGCCTGCCTCATCTTGTCCACCGGGTTGGACATGTCAGAGTCTTTTGAAATATACACAAACAAAAAAAAGTTAGTAAAATGAATGAGCGAACAAGGAAATCAAGACTAAAAGTGATCCGGGATGCACCCTTATCTGGTCCCCGGACCTGACTTAATTCTCCTAAGGCAAAAGAGTagactcggtcccccatgtcatccaagTGTAGAAAGTTCCCGTATTGAAGGAACCCGGACGAGTACAAAAGGATTTGTGATCCTACGGgaatgggagacgaaggtctcatttCCCCTTCAGCCCCGAACATGGGGCCTCGgtgtgctagcctatccctaactaagtccccaacttggggagcataagtcaaaataAAAGGTtagttacctcgccctgatatGCTAGCTCTGAGGGTCCCTGAATTTGGCTGTGCCTCGTCGAATAaggcttccagctcctcggaaGTGGCCGCCTCCCTCTGCTGAGCTTGGTCCCTCTTTTGTTTGGCCGCGTCTGCCAGTGCCGCGGCCTCCACAGCCCTTATGTGTTCcagggccagctcctccctcagTGCAGGGTCTTTCTCACATTGTATCCCCCAGAGGCTTGGGGCTTTAATCGTTTGGTGGGCCACGAGCATCCCAACCACTCGGAGGTTGTCAGTGTTGACATAGGCCCCCACATCCAAATCCTCCGCGCTTAGCTTGGAGTAAAATTTCTTCCTGTccaggatgaactgggtgagaggaGTCTGGGCATAGGGTCCTGCTGCCCAAGACAATGAGTTGAGAATGAGGAATAAAAAACcaagacaaaaaagaaaaaaaaggaagcTAGGGAACGGGAAACCACTTACCCACTCGTTGGAAGTCCAGCATCAGTGTGGGGTTCTTTTCTATAGGAAACccagacgtcatgaaccagtaatgtatgacgtccgggggatgcttccaggtgcTAGTAGGAGCAGGGTAGTTGCCCCGTGGTTTAAGCCTGTAGAAGCcatccagggtcttgtccttgacgttgacttGCGGCTCGAGCTTGTAGAAGTATAAGACCTCTGCCGGGGTCGGCTCCCAGATCTCTCGCGTGACACAAAAGATGCGCCATCCCACAAGCAGTTGGAAtgcttggggcagaagctggaaaGGTGCGATCCCCACGAACGTCAGGAATTGCACAAAATAGTCGTGGAGCGGGAGcgtggctcccgcactgatgtggcctatgCTCCAGACCCCGAATCCACCCATGGAGGTATAGGCCTTCTCCTCTCTCCTGGCCAGGCGATTATGGAACAGTCCAGGAGTCGAATCCACACCCAAACGCTTCTCTAGGGCGTATAGCATCCGGTAGTTCTGGAACAGGTTCGGCACCACatccatctcccacctgttgcctttggGAGTCTTGGACTCGGGCAAAGTGATAGGGGCCGCGTTAACTTGCTCCTCCGAGTGAAGGGTGATGCCCGAGGTCATGGCTAATGATCTGggagaaaaatagaataaaacaaacaaaccaagcagttagcaccaaaacccaagaaggttggttaaggtacgggggctaTCCTATGAACTtcttggaagagtcccctccaGATCTGGTCCGGGATGACAAGGGATCCGCAAGATCCTAATCGGGAACAAAAAAGAAAGACTGCACTCCTAAGCTGGCCTATTGCCGCTTGTCCGGGAACCACCCAAACCCAAAGGGGTCCAGAGCAGCCCGGACCAGGTTTCCTATCCCTAACACTCTAATTCTAAGCACAGGCAAGGTCTATCAGCCTAAGAAGAtaagaaaaataacataaaatctatatatatatatatggatgtgtAAATGTGAAAGTCAAGAAAGCTTACTGTAAATTGCTGGTCGTGAAAAAGGGTGGTTGTCCAGTGACAGCGACGATAGAAGCTCAGTTTTTTACTACTGGAGGCGATTAGTAGCTCGTTGAGAGAGCAGGCTGGTGTCGTCTGGTCAGGTGAGGGTGCAGATATTGGAATCGTTGGAAATAGGCGACGACGAAGATGGAGCAGACAATGGAAAATGTCGCCGGCAAGCTCgatcataaacaaatccttcgAGTTTCTTTTTCTGGCTTGAGAAtgtaaaggtttcaaatgaaAACATGGGGGGTATTTATAAGAGCCAAAGTGCTGGTTTTGATCTAACAGTT
This genomic interval from Humulus lupulus chromosome 8, drHumLupu1.1, whole genome shotgun sequence contains the following:
- the LOC133796014 gene encoding uncharacterized protein LOC133796014; its protein translation is MLVKCKTSGKHSDDLAEAFTIIRRYGMKLNPKKCTFSVASEKFLGFIVSFGGIEANPDKIKALVEIPSPRKHKDVQSLTGRIAALSRFVSKATDKCIPFFNVLRGSQCFEWSVECEEAFQKLKEQLAQAPILAKPMDGEPLYLYLAVTEHAISAALVREDGKTQLSVYYVSKRLLGAESRYLKPESSGRLLTWDMEFIQFDIAYIPRVSIKEQALAEFIVECSRITEGDDPPAPATPVWKVFVDKASNENGAGAGIILVSLQGHQLQDALRFHFKALNNEAEHEAMLAGLRLAREVGAANLEIYSNSQLVIRQVLREYQTKGEKMAAYVTQMREMLQTFKRHSIHQIPREKNVFADTLEKLATDAEMDLSGMVSINHLPIPSIRTSTINTIDHSTSWMGPIIHYLTTGGLPADRAVARKLQYQVHRYVMIDEKLYRRGLYMPYLRLLEPEQHD